Proteins encoded in a region of the Flammeovirga yaeyamensis genome:
- a CDS encoding FG-GAP repeat domain-containing protein → MLDVHCLGNYANLTIKSDTIVLVDNLDIPHQGNHQFKVLVDFKTTGAKTLKFYNQGSEIQVNQIALRESDAQIPSFDDISESSGFKTETTWKYGGPSIGDVNNNGYYDFVLNNHDKVPAKLFWNNGDGTVTQHTEELRRWDIHGSALGDYDNDGDLDILISQGGGNGTNPQPPHLLRNDGDHFTVVTKEAGITLGSRGRSVRWIDMDKDGDLDLIFINAEGLNTSDGLRHILYKNNGDGTFTHIRSEGIESADAERILVTDLNNDNIEDLVLFEPLSIWIGNGDFAFTDQSEKWLPQHVQGLDFVTGATDIDLDNDGLLDLYLARGKTYYQTANKSYDFNPLTNRLDIRDEGNKAITALEFVAEGDITISGIFLWYRLYDDGFPIHLGKQLHTIPSLDENDKLTIDQKMAEGWPDDRSANGWYFGYVGNGKWKMEWVRNMNIYWDVRISVDGVSNVTSTWDPQNRNVQDILLKNQGGKFMDVTQKYNLPKGGSHQGVTVGDFNNNGYQDLFVYRFGFLKSRVTDWLLLNNGKGSFDITTSHKAVDINDKGHGDMGQAFDYNLDGKVDLLSGSDNYGKWYLYKNTTTNKNNYLQVRVGYSPKDNVDPMSAVVEVYTATTKYKRRVASAGEIHSQSLLNTVHFGLRNEIPTKVIVRWRNGEVEELNHKSVNEVIVVGSRGTTKIN, encoded by the coding sequence ATGCTTGATGTTCATTGCTTAGGGAATTATGCTAACCTTACCATTAAATCAGATACTATTGTTTTAGTAGATAATCTCGATATACCTCATCAGGGTAATCATCAATTTAAAGTGTTAGTTGACTTTAAAACAACAGGTGCTAAAACTTTAAAGTTCTATAATCAGGGAAGTGAGATTCAAGTGAATCAAATTGCTTTACGTGAAAGCGATGCTCAAATACCTTCTTTTGATGATATTTCAGAATCCTCAGGGTTTAAAACAGAAACAACATGGAAATATGGAGGGCCATCAATAGGAGACGTCAATAACAACGGGTATTATGATTTTGTATTGAATAATCATGATAAAGTACCTGCAAAACTATTTTGGAATAATGGAGATGGTACCGTAACACAACACACAGAAGAATTAAGAAGATGGGATATTCATGGTTCAGCACTAGGCGACTATGATAATGATGGTGATTTGGATATTCTTATTTCTCAAGGAGGCGGTAACGGAACCAACCCTCAACCACCTCATTTATTGAGGAATGATGGAGACCACTTTACTGTAGTTACTAAAGAAGCAGGGATAACATTAGGATCTAGAGGACGATCTGTTCGTTGGATTGATATGGATAAGGATGGCGATTTAGATTTGATATTTATCAATGCTGAAGGACTAAATACTTCTGATGGATTAAGACATATCCTTTATAAAAATAATGGCGATGGTACTTTTACTCATATAAGAAGTGAAGGAATAGAAAGTGCAGATGCCGAAAGAATTTTAGTGACAGATCTAAACAACGACAATATTGAAGATTTAGTTCTTTTTGAACCTCTTTCGATATGGATTGGTAATGGTGATTTTGCATTTACAGATCAAAGTGAAAAATGGCTTCCCCAACATGTTCAAGGTTTAGATTTTGTGACAGGTGCTACTGATATAGATCTCGATAATGATGGTTTATTAGACCTCTATTTAGCTAGAGGAAAAACCTATTATCAAACCGCTAACAAGTCTTATGATTTTAACCCGCTTACCAACAGGTTGGATATTAGAGATGAAGGTAATAAAGCAATAACTGCCCTCGAATTTGTAGCAGAAGGTGACATTACAATCTCTGGTATTTTCCTTTGGTACCGTCTTTATGATGACGGTTTCCCCATTCACTTAGGCAAACAATTGCATACGATTCCTTCTCTTGATGAGAATGACAAATTAACTATCGACCAAAAAATGGCAGAAGGATGGCCGGATGATCGTTCTGCCAATGGTTGGTACTTTGGTTATGTAGGGAATGGAAAGTGGAAAATGGAATGGGTGAGAAATATGAACATTTATTGGGATGTCAGAATTTCTGTAGATGGTGTTTCTAATGTTACTTCTACTTGGGATCCACAAAACAGAAATGTTCAAGATATTTTACTTAAAAATCAAGGTGGTAAATTTATGGATGTAACCCAAAAGTACAATTTACCAAAAGGTGGAAGCCACCAAGGAGTCACGGTAGGTGATTTCAATAACAATGGCTATCAAGATTTATTTGTTTACCGATTCGGATTTTTAAAATCTAGAGTAACCGATTGGTTATTACTGAATAATGGAAAAGGAAGTTTTGATATCACAACATCTCACAAAGCAGTGGACATAAACGACAAAGGTCACGGTGATATGGGACAAGCTTTTGATTATAATTTAGACGGCAAAGTAGATTTGTTGAGTGGTAGTGATAACTATGGAAAATGGTATTTGTATAAAAACACTACAACTAATAAAAATAACTATTTACAAGTACGCGTAGGGTACAGTCCAAAAGACAACGTAGATCCAATGTCTGCGGTAGTCGAAGTATATACTGCTACTACAAAATATAAAAGAAGAGTGGCTTCAGCAGGTGAAATACATTCTCAAAGTTTGTTGAATACAGTTCATTTTGGTTTAAGAAATGAAATTCCAACGAAAGTAATTGTTCGATGGAGAAACGGAGAAGTAGAAGAACTAAACCATAAATCGGTCAACGAAGTAATTGTAGTTGGAAGTAGAGGTACCACAAAAATCAATTAA
- a CDS encoding M16 family metallopeptidase: MDKRFQIHRLENGIRIIHRQVKSTKLAHCGVVLNVGSRDETLEQQGIAHFWEHMAFKGTNKRKAYHILNSIDAVGGELNAYTSKEKINFYASTLVEHFEKSVDILSDLTFNSSFPVKEIDKERSVILEEMSLYRDDPTDAIGDEFDEMIFPNHPLGRNILGTIDSVNSFQQQDFFDFINQNVDTHEVVFASVSNLDFEKVVALGEKYFSHIPERRVERSRIPFTGYTPMHVERKKPITQCHVMMGSDAYELHHQKRMSFFLLTNLLGGPAMNSRLNLGIREKYGYVYDITAGSSAFLDSGQFSIYFATEEKSLNKCIKLVDRELAKLRDKKLGVQQLRAAKQQIMGQIAMSGESNLSIMLGMGKALLDKEKFETLEEVFQQIRDITSEDLLEVANEMFAKDRLSTLIYRPEHKL, encoded by the coding sequence ATGGATAAAAGATTTCAGATACATCGTTTAGAGAACGGTATAAGAATAATACATAGACAGGTAAAAAGTACTAAACTAGCACATTGCGGGGTAGTGTTAAATGTCGGAAGTAGAGACGAAACTTTGGAGCAACAAGGTATCGCACACTTTTGGGAACATATGGCATTTAAAGGTACTAATAAAAGAAAAGCCTATCATATATTAAATAGTATTGATGCCGTTGGAGGTGAGTTGAATGCCTATACTTCAAAGGAAAAAATAAATTTCTATGCTTCTACTTTGGTAGAACATTTCGAAAAATCAGTAGATATATTATCAGACTTAACGTTTAATTCGAGTTTCCCTGTAAAGGAAATTGATAAAGAACGTTCTGTTATTCTGGAAGAAATGTCTCTTTACAGAGATGATCCAACTGATGCGATTGGAGATGAATTTGATGAAATGATTTTCCCAAATCATCCGCTAGGAAGAAATATATTAGGAACAATAGACAGTGTCAACAGTTTTCAACAACAAGATTTCTTTGATTTTATCAATCAGAATGTGGATACGCATGAAGTAGTTTTTGCTTCTGTTTCTAATCTTGATTTTGAAAAAGTAGTGGCATTAGGAGAAAAGTATTTTTCACACATTCCTGAACGCAGAGTAGAAAGAAGCAGAATTCCTTTCACAGGTTATACTCCTATGCATGTCGAAAGAAAAAAGCCTATAACTCAATGTCATGTCATGATGGGATCGGATGCTTACGAGTTGCATCACCAAAAACGCATGTCATTCTTCTTATTGACCAACCTACTAGGTGGTCCAGCAATGAATTCTAGATTAAACTTAGGTATTAGAGAAAAATACGGTTATGTCTATGATATTACTGCAGGATCTTCAGCCTTTTTAGATAGCGGTCAGTTTAGTATTTATTTTGCCACAGAAGAGAAAAGCTTGAATAAGTGTATAAAACTTGTGGATAGAGAATTGGCAAAATTAAGAGATAAGAAGTTAGGTGTTCAGCAATTACGTGCAGCCAAACAACAAATTATGGGACAAATAGCCATGTCTGGAGAATCGAATCTTTCGATTATGTTAGGTATGGGGAAAGCCCTTTTGGATAAAGAAAAATTTGAAACCTTAGAAGAGGTTTTCCAACAAATTAGGGATATCACTTCGGAAGATTTACTTGAAGTTGCGAACGAAATGTTTGCAAAAGACCGTTTATCTACGTTGATTTACCGTCCTGAACATAAACTTTAA
- the mltG gene encoding endolytic transglycosylase MltG, translated as MVKKNLRVFLFIGISVLSISLIVYFYQVFYTKNILPGKNAQPAVIRIPHGATIQNVSDTLQKYDIISELVPFRFVSKALKYNENVKPGLYVLQPGMTNIEAVRYLRSGAQSPTKITFNNARTLEDVAQRITPRLEITPDEVLDAIHDKELLNALGLDSMTVKAIFIPNTYEVYWTLSAKGLVTRMKKEYDNFWNDSRKQKAEKLGLTPYQVTVLASIVESETIKVDEMPKVAGLYVNRLNKGWALQSDPTVVFGCVEEGVVAEFTDVKRVLNKHLEVDSPYNTYKYSGLPPGPIRIPSTQALNAVLNAEKHRYMYMVASDDFSGYHHFSKTLREHNIYAAKYQRALNKARVYK; from the coding sequence ATGGTAAAGAAGAACTTACGCGTTTTTTTATTTATTGGTATATCAGTTTTATCGATTAGCTTAATCGTTTACTTCTACCAAGTTTTTTATACTAAAAATATTCTTCCAGGGAAAAATGCACAGCCTGCTGTTATAAGAATCCCTCATGGAGCAACAATTCAAAATGTATCAGACACTTTACAAAAGTATGATATCATTTCTGAGTTGGTTCCTTTTAGATTTGTAAGTAAGGCACTAAAATATAACGAGAATGTGAAGCCAGGTTTGTATGTTTTACAGCCAGGTATGACCAATATCGAAGCAGTTCGCTATTTAAGATCTGGAGCACAGTCTCCGACTAAAATCACGTTCAATAATGCAAGAACATTAGAAGACGTAGCACAAAGAATAACACCTCGTTTAGAAATTACTCCAGACGAAGTTTTAGATGCCATCCATGATAAAGAGTTATTAAACGCCTTAGGATTGGACAGCATGACCGTAAAAGCTATCTTCATTCCTAATACCTACGAAGTATATTGGACCTTATCTGCAAAAGGTTTGGTCACAAGAATGAAAAAGGAGTATGATAACTTCTGGAACGATTCTAGAAAACAAAAAGCAGAGAAATTAGGCTTAACTCCTTACCAAGTAACTGTTTTAGCTTCTATTGTAGAATCGGAAACCATTAAGGTAGACGAGATGCCAAAAGTAGCTGGTTTGTATGTAAACCGTCTAAATAAAGGATGGGCATTACAATCAGATCCGACTGTTGTTTTTGGTTGCGTTGAAGAAGGAGTAGTGGCTGAGTTTACTGATGTAAAAAGAGTGTTGAACAAGCACCTAGAAGTAGACTCACCTTACAATACGTATAAGTATTCAGGTTTACCTCCGGGACCAATTAGAATTCCATCTACACAAGCTTTAAACGCGGTATTGAATGCAGAAAAGCACAGATACATGTACATGGTAGCCTCTGATGATTTCTCAGGATATCATCATTTTTCGAAGACATTAAGAGAGCATAATATTTATGCGGCTAAATATCAAAGAGCCTTAAACAAGGCGAGAGTGTACAAGTAA
- a CDS encoding lactonase family protein produces MNFYTSSYTEHVGPGLSGNGVGIQYFNINNETSEITLAHSHDTINPGYFTLNPRHQLLYTFQERLQALGPRLLCFQTNLGHLELVGSLEINGGLPCHILHIKKYDCLIVSCYETGNFLKYDLDENGVPLPFSQNIKYSGGSINKDRQEGPHAHLAHYDEAHDLLLLTDLGNDKIYSLKYQNARFEQVAEVSIPAGGGPRHLVQHPNNNYCFVSNEMTGNISILKWENEAWQWIKNVSVMTQDHNNVASASAIKLSKDGRFIYCGVRSTNSISILHFDVKKEDLTLIDEVPTLGITPRDFEISPDGSMLIVGNQDSASMVSFSIQETTGKLELIEKVEGIRSVCCVKFE; encoded by the coding sequence ATGAATTTTTACACATCATCATATACGGAACATGTAGGTCCTGGATTGTCGGGTAACGGTGTCGGCATTCAGTATTTCAATATCAACAATGAGACTTCTGAAATAACTTTGGCTCATAGCCATGATACCATCAACCCTGGGTATTTTACTTTAAATCCAAGACATCAATTACTTTATACTTTTCAAGAACGTTTACAGGCTTTAGGTCCTCGTTTACTTTGTTTCCAAACCAATTTAGGACATTTGGAATTGGTTGGTTCTTTAGAAATTAATGGTGGTTTACCTTGTCATATTTTACACATCAAAAAGTATGATTGTTTAATAGTTAGCTGTTACGAAACTGGTAACTTTCTAAAATACGATTTGGATGAAAATGGGGTTCCTCTCCCCTTTTCACAAAATATAAAATACAGTGGAGGGAGTATCAATAAAGATCGACAAGAAGGTCCTCATGCCCACTTAGCTCATTATGATGAGGCCCATGATCTTTTACTTCTTACTGATCTAGGAAACGATAAAATCTATAGTCTAAAATATCAAAATGCCCGGTTCGAACAGGTAGCTGAAGTAAGTATCCCTGCAGGTGGAGGCCCAAGGCATTTGGTACAACATCCAAATAACAACTACTGTTTTGTTTCCAATGAAATGACTGGCAATATCAGTATTCTAAAATGGGAAAATGAAGCTTGGCAATGGATCAAGAATGTCTCAGTGATGACTCAAGATCACAATAATGTAGCATCAGCGTCCGCTATCAAATTATCTAAAGATGGTCGTTTTATCTATTGTGGAGTAAGAAGTACCAATAGTATTTCCATCCTACATTTTGATGTTAAAAAAGAAGATCTAACTCTCATCGATGAAGTACCTACCCTAGGTATTACACCAAGAGATTTCGAAATTTCTCCAGACGGTTCCATGCTTATTGTAGGCAACCAAGACTCTGCTTCTATGGTTTCTTTTTCGATACAAGAAACTACTGGAAAATTGGAGTTGATTGAGAAAGTGGAAGGGATTCGTTCGGTGTGTTGTGTGAAGTTTGAGTGA
- a CDS encoding IclR family transcriptional regulator yields MPTYNSPALDKGLDILEFLSSQSVPQSQAEIGTGINRKPNEIYRMLVCLEERGYINKEPISGKYQLTLRLFQLSHHHSSIDYLVKSSMPYLEQLSQTIKQSCHLSFFYQNKLLIICQAKSMTPISLSVEVGGVFPITQTNSGKIILANKSTSERKQILKASDDYQILSKDEKGALEKELSDLKDLKCFVQKSTLTEGVTDFAAPVYDINNEVMAVLVVSGLTSQLKNVSQEDIIKEILNTVDAINVSIGGVPKDKK; encoded by the coding sequence ATGCCTACTTATAACTCTCCTGCCCTAGATAAGGGATTAGACATCTTAGAATTTTTATCGTCTCAGTCGGTTCCACAATCTCAAGCAGAAATTGGAACGGGAATTAACCGTAAACCCAACGAGATTTACCGTATGTTGGTATGTCTTGAGGAGAGAGGTTATATCAACAAAGAACCGATCTCAGGAAAGTATCAACTGACCTTAAGGTTATTTCAATTATCCCACCATCACTCTTCGATAGATTACTTGGTGAAATCCTCTATGCCTTACTTGGAACAGTTGTCTCAGACCATCAAACAATCATGTCATCTTAGCTTTTTCTACCAAAATAAGTTATTGATCATTTGTCAGGCGAAGAGTATGACTCCAATTTCTTTATCCGTAGAAGTAGGCGGAGTTTTTCCAATCACCCAAACCAATTCTGGGAAGATTATTTTAGCCAATAAATCGACATCAGAAAGAAAGCAAATATTGAAAGCTTCTGACGATTATCAGATACTCTCTAAAGATGAGAAGGGAGCATTGGAGAAGGAGTTATCCGATTTAAAAGATCTCAAATGCTTTGTGCAGAAAAGTACCTTAACCGAAGGAGTAACCGATTTTGCAGCTCCAGTCTATGATATCAACAATGAAGTAATGGCTGTTTTAGTAGTATCTGGATTGACTTCTCAGTTAAAGAACGTATCTCAAGAAGATATTATCAAAGAGATATTAAATACTGTAGATGCCATTAATGTATCTATTGGAGGCGTTCCAAAAGACAAAAAATAA
- a CDS encoding MaoC family dehydratase has translation MYIKSQFFEDYTLGDYRETLGRTITETDFVVHAGQTGDFFPHHMDAEWCKTQPFKERIAHGTLTFSVAIGMTATEINPEAFSKGYDRLRFVKPVHIGDTIHVKVTISEKSESKKPELGQVIEHVEVINQRDELVLVCDHILLAKKKG, from the coding sequence TTGTATATAAAATCACAATTTTTCGAAGATTACACACTAGGAGACTATAGAGAGACTCTTGGTAGAACTATAACAGAGACTGACTTTGTAGTACATGCAGGTCAGACTGGAGATTTTTTTCCGCATCATATGGACGCGGAGTGGTGTAAGACGCAGCCTTTTAAGGAGCGTATTGCACATGGCACGCTAACGTTTAGTGTGGCTATTGGGATGACGGCAACGGAGATTAATCCGGAGGCGTTTTCTAAAGGATATGATCGTTTACGTTTTGTAAAGCCGGTACATATAGGCGATACAATTCATGTGAAAGTAACGATTTCTGAGAAGTCGGAATCGAAGAAGCCAGAATTGGGTCAGGTGATTGAACACGTGGAAGTGATCAATCAAAGAGACGAATTGGTTTTGGTTTGTGATCACATTTTACTTGCGAAGAAAAAAGGGTAA
- a CDS encoding SDR family oxidoreductase, with translation MSVLNTFSLERKVALVTGCKRGIGMGMAVALAEAGADIIGVSASLEKSGSNVEKAVTAVGRKFSAYTCDFSDRSSLYAFIKEVKADHPVIDILINNAGTILRAPAVEHPDEMWDKVIEVNQNAQFILTREIGKEMVARGSGKVVFTASLLTFQGGITVPGYAASKGAIGQMTMAFANEWASKGVNVNAIAPGYIDTDNTEALRNDPVRSEQILARIPSGRWGKPTDFAGPVVFLCSEASAYMQGAVMLVDGGWMGR, from the coding sequence ATGAGCGTTTTAAATACATTTAGCTTAGAAAGAAAAGTAGCTTTAGTTACAGGTTGTAAAAGAGGTATCGGTATGGGTATGGCTGTCGCTTTAGCAGAAGCTGGAGCAGACATCATTGGAGTAAGTGCCTCTTTGGAAAAATCAGGTAGTAACGTAGAAAAAGCAGTTACCGCAGTCGGTCGTAAGTTCTCTGCATATACATGCGATTTCTCCGACCGTTCCTCTCTTTATGCTTTCATCAAAGAAGTAAAAGCAGATCACCCAGTTATCGATATTCTAATCAACAATGCGGGTACAATCCTTAGAGCACCAGCTGTAGAACATCCCGACGAAATGTGGGATAAAGTTATCGAAGTAAACCAAAATGCACAGTTCATTTTAACCAGAGAAATCGGTAAAGAAATGGTGGCTCGTGGTTCTGGTAAAGTGGTATTCACAGCATCACTTCTAACTTTCCAAGGCGGTATCACCGTTCCTGGCTATGCTGCATCAAAAGGTGCCATCGGACAAATGACCATGGCTTTTGCTAACGAATGGGCATCAAAAGGCGTTAACGTTAATGCTATTGCACCTGGTTACATCGACACTGACAACACGGAAGCACTTCGTAATGACCCAGTAAGATCAGAGCAAATCCTAGCACGTATCCCTTCAGGACGCTGGGGTAAACCAACAGATTTTGCCGGCCCAGTAGTCTTCCTTTGCTCAGAAGCTAGCGCCTATATGCAAGGAGCAGTAATGCTCGTTGATGGCGGATGGATGGGGAGGTAG
- a CDS encoding zinc-dependent alcohol dehydrogenase — protein sequence MKASLYEGNQTFTVVEKDIEAPAAGEVRIKVAYCGVCGTDVHIYHGMMDKRVNIPLTIGHEMSGTVDAVGEGVEGYKVGEKITVRPLDNRGETAADKGHSHIAKALKFIGIDSPGAMQQYWNVPAFTLHKLKEETDLKLAALIEPLSVACHDVRMSRLKKDEVAVVLGGGPIGLLVAMVAKSKGAHVIISEVNDARIKMAEGMGFEVVNPINTDLVAYVDQQTEGGLADVVFEVAGVQASLDVMTEVAGIRGRIVMVAIHGEKKPVDLFKFFWKELELIGARVYEKEDYEESIQLITENKYNFDKIITATKPIDDIQQIFEDIDKNPTGMKFLIDCQ from the coding sequence ATGAAAGCATCATTATACGAAGGAAATCAAACCTTCACTGTTGTTGAAAAAGATATAGAAGCACCCGCTGCAGGTGAAGTTAGAATTAAAGTAGCTTACTGTGGAGTTTGCGGTACAGATGTACACATTTATCATGGTATGATGGACAAACGTGTAAACATTCCCTTAACTATCGGTCACGAAATGTCGGGTACTGTAGATGCAGTTGGAGAAGGAGTTGAAGGATATAAAGTAGGTGAGAAAATCACAGTTCGTCCATTAGATAACAGAGGTGAAACAGCAGCAGATAAAGGTCATAGCCATATCGCCAAAGCTTTAAAGTTTATAGGCATTGATAGCCCAGGTGCCATGCAACAATACTGGAATGTTCCTGCTTTCACATTACATAAATTAAAAGAAGAAACCGACCTTAAATTAGCCGCACTTATCGAGCCACTATCAGTTGCTTGTCATGATGTACGCATGAGTAGACTGAAGAAAGACGAAGTAGCAGTGGTCTTAGGTGGAGGTCCCATCGGATTACTTGTTGCAATGGTTGCAAAAAGTAAAGGAGCCCATGTCATTATTTCAGAAGTGAATGATGCCCGAATTAAAATGGCTGAAGGAATGGGATTCGAAGTTGTGAACCCCATCAACACCGACCTAGTCGCATATGTCGACCAACAAACAGAGGGCGGACTAGCTGATGTCGTTTTCGAGGTTGCAGGCGTACAAGCCTCTTTAGATGTAATGACAGAGGTCGCAGGCATCAGAGGGCGTATCGTGATGGTGGCCATTCATGGAGAGAAAAAACCAGTGGATCTATTCAAGTTCTTCTGGAAAGAATTGGAATTGATTGGCGCTCGTGTATACGAAAAAGAAGACTACGAAGAGTCGATTCAATTGATTACAGAAAACAAATACAATTTCGATAAGATCATCACTGCCACAAAACCAATTGATGATATCCAACAAATATTCGAAGACATCGATAAGAATCCAACAGGTATGAAATTCTTAATCGACTGTCAATAA
- a CDS encoding Gfo/Idh/MocA family protein: MEINYQYTLPKIARPIIIIGAGGIVNDAHMPAYRKAGFEVYGITNRTKERAEKIAAKFDIPRVFDSIDDAIAQAPENAVFDLTLMPNQFVATLEKLPDGAAVLIQKPLGDYFEQTKEIIEVCRRKKLIAAVNCQLRFAPYIMAARDLINKEAIGKIYDMEVKVSVYTPWEIFPNVMYHPRLEIQQHSIHHIDLVRSFLGDPKGIMAKTLKHPSKEMSSTRTNVIMEYDDDVRALVSTNHDHVFGFDHQESYVKWEGTKGAIYAKMGLLMNYPDGMPDSFEYCILEEGKKPEWKTKQLEGSWFPDAFIGTMSSLICYANGESDHLDTSIEDILKTMHVVEAAYKSSDMGGVKPEYGSI, from the coding sequence ATGGAAATAAATTATCAATATACCTTACCAAAAATAGCTCGCCCGATCATTATTATCGGAGCAGGAGGTATTGTCAACGATGCACATATGCCCGCTTATAGAAAAGCTGGATTTGAAGTATATGGCATCACCAACAGAACAAAAGAACGTGCAGAAAAAATTGCGGCAAAATTCGATATCCCCAGAGTATTTGATAGCATCGATGATGCTATCGCCCAAGCTCCGGAGAATGCCGTTTTCGACTTAACATTAATGCCGAATCAGTTTGTAGCTACCTTAGAAAAATTACCTGATGGTGCTGCAGTTCTGATTCAAAAACCTTTGGGTGATTACTTTGAGCAAACGAAGGAAATCATCGAAGTATGTAGAAGAAAAAAGCTTATCGCGGCAGTCAATTGTCAGTTGCGTTTTGCTCCTTATATCATGGCGGCTCGTGATTTAATCAATAAAGAAGCCATTGGTAAAATCTACGATATGGAAGTTAAGGTTTCGGTGTATACTCCATGGGAAATCTTCCCTAACGTGATGTATCATCCTAGATTAGAAATCCAACAACACAGTATTCACCATATCGATTTAGTGAGATCGTTCCTGGGAGATCCAAAAGGAATTATGGCGAAAACTTTAAAGCATCCTTCTAAAGAAATGTCGTCTACCCGTACCAATGTAATCATGGAATATGATGATGATGTTCGAGCATTAGTAAGTACAAACCACGACCATGTTTTCGGGTTCGATCATCAAGAAAGCTATGTGAAATGGGAAGGTACAAAAGGTGCAATATACGCAAAAATGGGCCTTTTGATGAACTACCCAGACGGTATGCCCGACTCTTTCGAGTACTGTATTCTTGAGGAAGGCAAAAAGCCAGAATGGAAAACCAAGCAATTGGAAGGTTCTTGGTTCCCAGACGCATTTATCGGTACGATGTCTTCTTTAATCTGTTATGCCAACGGAGAATCGGATCACTTAGATACTTCTATTGAAGATATTCTAAAGACCATGCATGTGGTAGAAGCCGCGTATAAATCAAGCGATATGGGTGGAGTGAAGCCTGAATACGGATCCATTTAG
- a CDS encoding ABC transporter substrate-binding protein — protein sequence MKEKLRIAVRKFGPFESALQKIWDDFCTQRSCDVELEAIPMDLHPLYDTTLKEYGLKNGEWDIALMNTDWITEAYSTKSIIDLMPFIGDDPSAIEAAWSESLLGKQRFGDAVMGLPFHNGPECLMYRTDLFEDPIERRLFQKKYNRELSVPKTWDELMEVASFFHRPLMNLYGTTFAAYPDGHNTVFDFCLQLWTRGGQLITEEDKVVLHSKATVEGMKFYRKALQNKEAIHPKSREFDSVDAGLAFANGELALSVNWFGFAANCEVSPDSKVKGKVDVAYIPAGEGGEGVSLNAYWMYVIGAGSKKQQLAYDFIKYATSVKNDELLTLEGGIGCRVSTWRSPKVNQEIPYYHKLEELHKNTESLPRMNNWSQVADIIDELVIKVINTEEDIENILANAQEKVDQLELVNS from the coding sequence ATGAAGGAAAAGTTGAGAATTGCTGTTCGTAAATTCGGACCTTTTGAAAGTGCTCTCCAAAAGATTTGGGACGACTTCTGCACGCAAAGATCATGTGATGTTGAATTAGAAGCTATTCCAATGGACTTGCACCCTCTCTACGATACGACCTTAAAAGAATACGGTCTAAAAAATGGAGAATGGGACATTGCATTAATGAATACCGATTGGATTACGGAAGCCTACAGCACTAAATCCATCATCGATCTTATGCCATTTATTGGTGACGATCCTTCTGCAATTGAAGCTGCTTGGAGCGAATCACTTCTTGGTAAACAACGTTTCGGAGATGCAGTTATGGGTCTTCCTTTTCACAACGGCCCCGAGTGCTTGATGTACAGAACTGATCTTTTCGAAGATCCTATTGAAAGAAGATTATTCCAGAAAAAATATAACAGAGAACTTTCTGTACCTAAAACATGGGACGAACTGATGGAGGTAGCTTCTTTCTTTCACCGTCCTCTCATGAACTTGTACGGAACCACTTTCGCGGCTTATCCTGATGGACACAATACCGTCTTCGATTTCTGTCTTCAGCTATGGACAAGAGGAGGACAATTAATCACTGAAGAGGATAAAGTGGTCCTTCATTCAAAAGCGACAGTAGAAGGAATGAAGTTCTACAGAAAAGCACTTCAAAATAAAGAAGCAATCCATCCTAAATCCAGAGAATTTGATTCTGTAGATGCAGGCTTAGCTTTTGCCAATGGCGAATTGGCTTTAAGTGTGAATTGGTTTGGATTTGCAGCCAACTGCGAAGTGAGCCCAGATTCAAAAGTAAAAGGCAAAGTTGATGTGGCTTACATCCCTGCCGGTGAAGGTGGAGAAGGCGTTTCTCTAAATGCGTATTGGATGTACGTGATTGGTGCAGGTAGTAAAAAACAACAATTGGCTTACGACTTTATCAAGTATGCTACATCAGTTAAAAACGACGAACTCCTGACTTTAGAGGGCGGTATCGGATGCCGTGTTTCGACTTGGAGAAGTCCTAAAGTAAATCAAGAAATCCCTTATTATCATAAACTAGAAGAACTACATAAAAACACAGAATCATTGCCTCGAATGAACAATTGGTCTCAAGTAGCCGACATCATCGATGAGTTAGTGATAAAGGTAATCAACACAGAAGAAGACATAGAAAACATCTTAGCCAATGCACAAGAAAAAGTGGATCAGCTTGAGCTTGTGAACAGTTAA